A stretch of DNA from Anopheles ziemanni chromosome 3, idAnoZiCoDA_A2_x.2, whole genome shotgun sequence:
CTATttccagcagcagaagcataaGGCGTTGACCAACTCGTACGATGCCATGGTGGCGGTGCTACGTTCGATTGAGGCGTTTAACAATGAGccgagaaaagaagaagaaatcggATCCTTCTTCCAAAAGCTTTTAAAAGTAAGCAGCATTTCAGAACTCCGGCGAAAGGCAATGTTGTTTAAGTACTGTTTTTCACATTGTTCCAGCTAAATCTTTGGGGCAATCGATGCGATCTCTCAATCAGCGCCGGGCAGGATGTGAAGCAAGATGGTGACCCGTTCAGCCTTCTTGAGTCTCTTGACCAGTGCATCGTAAGCGATCATACGCAAGACATTTGGCACTGTCTATCTACAGCTTCGCCGAATGAAAACGAAGCATCCCAGGTAGTGGAAATTATTAATGACAATTCCGGCTACGAACTGTTCACGGACCTCTGCCTTGCCGACTACATAGTGCGCCACAGGTTGGCGCCGAAGGTTTGTTTCAACGTGAAGGCCATTCCGTGGTACATATCCGATGTTACGCCAAAAGACATGCACTGGACGCTGGACACCCTGGCGAACCATGAGGCGGAGCCATTACTGGCCCAGTTCGGGGCACGACTTAAGCAACACTTCGAAACCGGTGCCTTTGAGATGCGTGAGGTGGACAATTTTTGGACCTCACCGTACGAATTCTATCGCATGCGCGACATCGCACCGGCGCTGTACGATACACTGTCCCAGGCAAAACTTCTCATATTCAAGGGTGAcctgaactatcgaaagctgCTAGGCGACTTCAATTTCCCTTATACGACTCCATTCGTCGAGGCATTGCGGGGATTTGTACCGACTAACTTGTGCACGCTACGCACCGTTAAGGCGGACCTCATATGTGGCCTACCTGAAGGACTGGCGCAGGAATTGGATAAGAAAGACGCTTCTTGGATGGTCACTGGAGAGTATGGTGTGATACAATTTGCAGGCAAATAGAAAACTGCGTTCTaacatggtttaaaaacttttgTGTACTAATATATTTACTCGTTGTTACGATTCAGTTTTTTTGACTAGGTTTTAAACGGGAATAAACTATCATTTTGTTAtctgaaatattttattagtttCGCTTATCGAAGGTCATTTCGGTTCAAAGAAGGTCAAGGACAAAATATTCTACAGGCGGTatatgttgcatttttaacTGCCTCTGTAAATCGTACGTTAAATGATCCGAATCTCAAAGATTGATGGTATTCAAGATTACAATAAACCATTATTGTTCATGTAAACAATCTTTTATTTCACTCCTTAAAACAGTTTATCAATGAATCCGTCATCAGATTAAGAATTTATCTATAAAAATCGAATGTTTGTCCAGTTGTCGCATATGCTCCCATTGATATCAAAGATTATACAGCAATTGGCATGATGACGTGGCCTCTTCGAAGTTTATCGAGTCctcatttcaaaatataatttttcataaattttccaaaagtctcaaagtgtttgctttttgcGTTATATAGTTATTAGCAATATATCTCGCGAATAAAGTATTCATACCCTCGACCTTAGATACGTTAAAAcgtgtacatttttttaacattattgTTAAGGATTAGGAACTATCATTGCAAAGGTTGAAAGCGCAAAACCGTTACTTGTATGGACACCAAGATCAtccgataaataaaaaaaaaacacttcagcTATCATTTTTCGAACAAACTTTACGTCGCCGTCTTGTAGTACATGGATTAAAGATCAGATTCAGTTGGCGGCGCTCTTATATCAGCAAGGCAAATACAGCCATGCGGTATAAATTTGCTGGAAAtcagaaacaaaaatgatCACTGTATTTATTTGGATTATAACAAACTTCgaggtgggcactttttccgtcACTGTAGGTGGGCAAACATCAGCTCCATCGCTTGCAGTCGTTTACAAACATCGTGCAACTACGTGGTCGACAAACTGGTGCAACTACTCCTGTGGGGGTTTCGAATACGGCATCCATCCACCCTAGTGCAGGCCGGCCTTATTGGGCGCGCATGTGCTTTTTATTAAGTCGAAGCTAAAACTATATatatttacattctttcaaACACGATTCCTATAAAGACACCATCATGAGATCACGGAACCACTATagttataaaataa
This window harbors:
- the LOC131286439 gene encoding damage-control phosphatase ARMT1-like — its product is MSELTTKYNIIDEKPPFNAPLKAQYKLGFGYYTMRERLPVILTQVIDQLSKDKEQIAENFGGETTRDELKAAIGEISKLKYELQTDKDFRPIRTDVGDETVWNRFIDGLGQDNSYFSACWLYAETYMYRRLNNIFENTTTIRKLDYFQQQKHKALTNSYDAMVAVLRSIEAFNNEPRKEEEIGSFFQKLLKLNLWGNRCDLSISAGQDVKQDGDPFSLLESLDQCIVSDHTQDIWHCLSTASPNENEASQVVEIINDNSGYELFTDLCLADYIVRHRLAPKVCFNVKAIPWYISDVTPKDMHWTLDTLANHEAEPLLAQFGARLKQHFETGAFEMREVDNFWTSPYEFYRMRDIAPALYDTLSQAKLLIFKGDLNYRKLLGDFNFPYTTPFVEALRGFVPTNLCTLRTVKADLICGLPEGLAQELDKKDASWMVTGEYGVIQFAGK